One genomic window of Pontibacillus halophilus JSM 076056 = DSM 19796 includes the following:
- a CDS encoding phosphotransferase family protein, with the protein MGEPLAVGNTAKVYVVENKAVKVFNDNLPETESVNEAYKQKYAYSCGIRVPRVLDVTKQGGKQAIIMEYIRGETIGELLSCNPEQAEYYMSMSIDIQLRIHQIEGHSIELMSAKLTRQITQAPNLNHDWKAKLLEKLESMPMESRLCHGDYHIYNLLMSDKGVATIDWVDGSVGNPCADVYRTYLLYSQLSMSIADMYLQLYCKKSGLSRIDILEWAPIIAAARLSENVSSESSNRLLNIVKDYM; encoded by the coding sequence TTGGGGGAACCTTTAGCCGTTGGGAATACAGCAAAGGTGTATGTAGTTGAGAATAAGGCGGTCAAGGTATTCAATGACAATCTACCTGAGACGGAGTCGGTGAATGAAGCATATAAACAAAAGTATGCTTACTCCTGTGGGATTCGTGTTCCAAGAGTGCTGGATGTCACCAAACAAGGTGGAAAACAAGCGATTATTATGGAGTATATCCGTGGAGAAACGATAGGAGAACTCTTGTCATGTAATCCAGAACAAGCAGAGTATTATATGAGTATGTCTATAGACATCCAGCTAAGAATCCATCAGATTGAGGGACACTCTATTGAACTTATGTCTGCAAAACTAACTCGACAAATCACTCAGGCTCCAAATTTAAATCATGATTGGAAAGCAAAGTTATTAGAGAAGTTAGAATCTATGCCCATGGAGAGCAGGTTGTGTCATGGGGACTATCATATCTATAACTTGTTAATGTCAGACAAAGGAGTTGCAACAATAGACTGGGTAGATGGGAGCGTAGGTAATCCCTGTGCAGATGTGTATAGGACTTACCTTCTATACTCGCAACTCTCAATGAGCATAGCAGATATGTACTTGCAGTTATATTGTAAGAAGAGTGGTCTTTCAAGAATTGATATCTTAGAATGGGCACCTATTATTGCTGCAGCACGACTTTCCGAAAATGTATCATCAGAAAGCTCAAATCGACTTCTAAACATAGTTAAAGATTATAT
- a CDS encoding aminopeptidase, with amino-acid sequence MDEGIYSSISEAQLKQYAELAVGAGVNLQQDQLLIIHSDIQNATFARLVQTAAYQAGASKVCIDWTDEQSTKAFLSYAAEHVIEHYPDWQVARYKEWEDAGAAYIHIISENLEVFKDIPTEKITRFMNASRSKLKDHHAKIRSHEVRWCLITVPSVEWATKVFPGLSEEEAIQSLWRLILKGSRADGANPIQDSESHNRTFESRKNSLNEYQFESLHFTNSRGTDLVVGLPHHHRFIGGGVFDQYGIPFFPNIPTEEIFTAPHKHKVNGKLVGTKPLIYEGRIIDEFYLIFKEGRITDYSAAKGQELLQHLIETDEGSHYLGEIALVSNQSPLAQTDTLFYNTLFDENTSCHIGIGHASPSTIRNGIDQSEEELRVAGLNTSILAVNVTFGTEDMKIQGVMGSGAEVLLMKDGEFQF; translated from the coding sequence ATGGATGAAGGTATATACAGTTCTATAAGCGAAGCACAGTTGAAACAGTATGCAGAGCTTGCGGTGGGGGCTGGTGTAAATCTGCAGCAAGATCAATTATTGATCATACATAGTGATATACAAAACGCTACGTTTGCACGCCTGGTTCAAACAGCAGCCTATCAGGCCGGGGCTTCAAAGGTATGTATAGACTGGACAGATGAACAGTCTACTAAAGCATTTTTGTCTTATGCAGCAGAACATGTTATCGAACACTATCCTGATTGGCAGGTTGCCCGTTATAAGGAGTGGGAAGACGCAGGTGCTGCCTACATCCATATCATTTCTGAGAACTTAGAAGTCTTTAAGGATATACCTACAGAAAAGATCACTCGTTTCATGAATGCTTCTCGGAGTAAATTGAAGGATCATCATGCGAAGATTAGGTCCCACGAGGTACGTTGGTGTCTTATCACTGTCCCAAGTGTTGAATGGGCAACCAAAGTATTTCCGGGCCTAAGTGAAGAAGAAGCTATCCAATCCCTTTGGAGATTAATCTTGAAAGGTTCTCGAGCAGATGGAGCAAATCCGATACAAGATTCGGAGAGTCATAATAGAACTTTCGAGTCTCGGAAAAATAGTCTAAACGAATACCAATTTGAATCCCTTCATTTCACAAATAGCCGTGGAACTGATTTAGTAGTGGGACTACCTCATCATCATCGTTTTATTGGTGGGGGTGTCTTCGATCAGTATGGGATCCCTTTCTTTCCTAACATTCCTACGGAGGAAATCTTTACTGCACCTCATAAGCATAAGGTGAATGGCAAGTTGGTAGGAACGAAACCTCTTATTTATGAAGGAAGGATCATCGATGAGTTTTATCTAATATTCAAAGAGGGAAGAATCACTGACTATTCTGCTGCAAAGGGACAGGAATTGTTACAACATCTCATCGAAACAGACGAGGGCTCGCATTATCTTGGTGAGATTGCCTTGGTCTCCAATCAATCTCCTCTTGCTCAGACAGATACTCTATTCTACAATACCTTATTTGATGAGAATACCTCCTGTCATATTGGGATTGGACATGCATCTCCTTCTACTATTCGAAATGGCATTGACCAATCCGAGGAAGAGTTGAGAGTAGCGGGTCTGAATACTTCAATTTTGGCAGTCAATGTGACGTTTGGTACGGAGGATATGAAAATACAGGGTGTTATGGGAAGCGGAGCTGAAGTCCTGCTAATGAAGGATGGGGAATTTCAGTTTTAA
- a CDS encoding YdhK family protein, with amino-acid sequence MKKYTWSTLLLILVLALSACSSDNGADGNSESDQIENQQKETDSEDNSDKEKDNHEGMNHSGSGEVPEGLNQAENPTFEVGSQAIIQTNHMEGMNGAEATITGAFNTVAYVVSYDPTNGGERVENHKWVIHEEIEGAEEKPLPSGEEVTLKASHMKGMEGAEAVIESREETTVYMVDYTPTNGGEKVTNHKWVTESELVAK; translated from the coding sequence ATGAAGAAATATACTTGGAGTACACTATTACTAATACTAGTACTGGCTCTTTCAGCCTGTTCATCAGATAATGGAGCTGATGGAAATAGTGAGTCTGATCAAATAGAAAATCAGCAGAAAGAAACCGACTCTGAAGATAATTCAGATAAGGAAAAGGACAATCATGAAGGGATGAATCATTCTGGTTCCGGTGAAGTTCCGGAAGGTTTGAATCAAGCAGAAAATCCTACGTTTGAAGTAGGTAGTCAAGCAATTATTCAAACAAATCATATGGAAGGGATGAACGGAGCCGAGGCTACTATTACTGGTGCATTTAATACGGTTGCCTACGTTGTTTCATATGACCCAACAAATGGTGGAGAGAGAGTGGAAAATCACAAATGGGTGATTCATGAAGAAATTGAAGGAGCGGAAGAAAAACCATTGCCTTCAGGAGAAGAAGTGACATTAAAGGCCTCTCATATGAAGGGGATGGAAGGTGCTGAAGCCGTAATAGAATCTCGGGAAGAAACAACTGTTTATATGGTTGATTACACCCCTACTAACGGTGGAGAAAAAGTTACCAATCATAAGTGGGTGACAGAGTCCGAATTAGTAGCTAAATAA